A DNA window from Agarivorans sp. TSD2052 contains the following coding sequences:
- a CDS encoding N-acetyl-ornithine deacetylase, with protein MSRSSFQQFHWQSAQFGYASNDIDAFYSLLGQQMQRLGMLKHTLGHIEAYPLDLYQSPEPQATLPNILISAGFHGEEAAGPWGMLKFLSALNSEVFKQVNLSLLPLVNPTGFKAGHRFNQYGENPNRGFEFEAGKAFAGEGTSAEGVLLLAQQDLLKQLSGDGILTCHEDVLQHCCYVYSFEPQQAAATFSYGLRDSLAKYFKLAADNSIDGCPLEDGLIHNHYDTSFESCLVRLGAKQGACSETPALEDFDQRINANCAVMQQFVALSY; from the coding sequence TTGAGCCGTTCTTCTTTCCAACAATTTCACTGGCAGTCTGCCCAGTTTGGCTACGCTAGTAACGACATTGATGCGTTTTACAGCTTACTCGGTCAGCAAATGCAACGTTTAGGTATGCTAAAACACACTCTCGGTCATATAGAGGCTTACCCTCTCGATTTATACCAATCGCCTGAACCACAAGCAACATTGCCTAATATTTTAATTAGTGCGGGCTTCCATGGCGAAGAAGCTGCCGGCCCTTGGGGTATGCTGAAGTTTCTGTCGGCGTTAAACAGTGAGGTATTTAAACAAGTAAATTTAAGCCTATTGCCATTGGTTAACCCTACCGGTTTTAAAGCTGGTCATCGTTTTAACCAGTATGGTGAAAACCCTAACCGAGGTTTTGAATTTGAAGCAGGGAAAGCTTTCGCAGGCGAAGGCACCTCTGCAGAAGGCGTGTTGTTGCTGGCGCAACAAGATTTACTGAAACAACTCAGTGGCGATGGTATTTTAACTTGCCATGAAGATGTCTTGCAGCACTGTTGTTACGTGTATTCTTTTGAGCCCCAACAAGCAGCCGCTACTTTTAGTTATGGCCTGCGCGACAGCTTAGCCAAATACTTTAAGTTAGCCGCCGACAATAGCATTGATGGTTGCCCACTAGAGGATGGCTTGATTCATAACCACTACGATACTTCGTTTGAATCTTGCTTAGTGAGATTAGGAGCCAAGCAAGGGGCCTGCAGTGAAACCCCAGCTTTAGAGGACTTTGACCAACGCATCAATGCGAACTGTGCGGTGATGCAACAATTTGTAGCATTGAGCTATTAG